In a single window of the Phocoena sinus isolate mPhoSin1 chromosome 7, mPhoSin1.pri, whole genome shotgun sequence genome:
- the INPP1 gene encoding inositol polyphosphate 1-phosphatase isoform X2, producing the protein MSLQMIWFVFTLGEKIIMRLCPTEEETVDLLNKVLNGNKLASEALAKVVHQDVVFSDPALDAIEINIPQDTLGVWVDPIDSTYQYIKGSADIKSNQGIFPSGLQCVTILIGVYDIQTGVPLMGVINQPFVSQDLNTLRWKGQCYWGLSYMGTNIHSFLPPVSTRNSSETQSQVTQNPSSEAECSHPFSAVISTSEKETIKAALSRVCGERIFRAAGAGYKSLCVVLGLVDIYIFSEDTTFKWDSCAAHAILRAMGGGMVDLKECLERNPNSGLDLPQLVYHVGNRGAAGVDQWANKGGLIAYRSKKQLETFLSLLLRHLAPVDAHT; encoded by the exons ATGAGTTTACAAATGATTTGG TTTGTCTTTACTCTAGGGGAAAAGATTATCATGAGACTGTGTccaacagaggaagaaacagtaGATCTTCTCAACAAAGTCCTTAATGGTAACAAGTTGGCATCTGAAGCGTTAGCCAAGGTTGTACATCAGGACGTTGTCTTTAGTGACCCAGCTCTGGATGCGATAGAGATCAACATTCCACAGGACACTTTGGGGGTTTGGGTGGATCCTATAG attcaaCTTATCAGTATATAAAAGGTTCTGCTGACATTAAATCCAACCAAGGAATCTTCCCCAGTGGACTTCAGTGTGTCACTATTTTAATTGGTGTCTATGACATACAGACAGGGGTGCCCCTGATGGGAGTCATCAACCAACCTTTTGTATCACAAGACCTAAACACCCTCAG GTGGAAAGGACAGTGCTACTGGGGCCTTTCTTACATGGGGACCAATATCCATTCATTTCTGCCTCCCGTCTCTACAAGAAACAGCAGTGAAACGCAGAGCCAAGTGACCCAAAACCCCAGCTCTGAGGCAGAATGCTCCCACCCATTCTCAGCTGTCATTAGTACCAGTGAAAAGGAGACCATCAAGGCCGCACTGTCACGTGTGTGTGGAGAGCGCATATTCCGGGCAGCTGGGGCTGGTTACAAGAGCCTCTGTGTTGTCCTCGGCCTTGTTGACATTTACATCTTCTCAGAAGATACCACGTTCAAGTGGGACTCTTGTGCTGCCCACGCCATCCTCAGGGCCATGGGTGGGGGAATGGTGGACTTAAAAGAGTGCTTGGAAAGAAACCCCAACTCGGGGCTTGACTTGCCACAGTTGGTGTACCACGTGGGAAACAGAGGCGCTGCTGGAGTGGACCAGTGGGCCAACAAGGGAGGACTGATCGCTTACAGATCAAAGAAGCAGCTGGAGACATTCCTGAGCCTCCTCCTCCGACACCTTGCGCCTGTGGATGCACATACATAG
- the INPP1 gene encoding inositol polyphosphate 1-phosphatase isoform X1 yields MSGILRELLCVSEKAANIARACRQQEALFQLLIEEKKEGEKNKKFAVDFKTLADVLVQEVIKQNMENKFPGLGKKIFGEESNEFTNDLGEKIIMRLCPTEEETVDLLNKVLNGNKLASEALAKVVHQDVVFSDPALDAIEINIPQDTLGVWVDPIDSTYQYIKGSADIKSNQGIFPSGLQCVTILIGVYDIQTGVPLMGVINQPFVSQDLNTLRWKGQCYWGLSYMGTNIHSFLPPVSTRNSSETQSQVTQNPSSEAECSHPFSAVISTSEKETIKAALSRVCGERIFRAAGAGYKSLCVVLGLVDIYIFSEDTTFKWDSCAAHAILRAMGGGMVDLKECLERNPNSGLDLPQLVYHVGNRGAAGVDQWANKGGLIAYRSKKQLETFLSLLLRHLAPVDAHT; encoded by the exons ATGTCAGGTATCCTCCGGGAGCTGCTCTGTGTCTCTGAGAAAGCTGCCAACATTGCCCGGGCGTGCAGGCAACAGGAAGCCCTCTTCCAGCTGctgatagaagaaaagaaagagggagaaaagaacaaGAAGTTTGCAGTTGATTTCAAGACCCTGGCTGATGTACTGGTACAGGAAGTTATAAAACAGAATATGGAGAACAAG TTTCCaggcttggggaaaaaaatttttggagaagAATCCAATGAGTTTACAAATGATTTGG GGGAAAAGATTATCATGAGACTGTGTccaacagaggaagaaacagtaGATCTTCTCAACAAAGTCCTTAATGGTAACAAGTTGGCATCTGAAGCGTTAGCCAAGGTTGTACATCAGGACGTTGTCTTTAGTGACCCAGCTCTGGATGCGATAGAGATCAACATTCCACAGGACACTTTGGGGGTTTGGGTGGATCCTATAG attcaaCTTATCAGTATATAAAAGGTTCTGCTGACATTAAATCCAACCAAGGAATCTTCCCCAGTGGACTTCAGTGTGTCACTATTTTAATTGGTGTCTATGACATACAGACAGGGGTGCCCCTGATGGGAGTCATCAACCAACCTTTTGTATCACAAGACCTAAACACCCTCAG GTGGAAAGGACAGTGCTACTGGGGCCTTTCTTACATGGGGACCAATATCCATTCATTTCTGCCTCCCGTCTCTACAAGAAACAGCAGTGAAACGCAGAGCCAAGTGACCCAAAACCCCAGCTCTGAGGCAGAATGCTCCCACCCATTCTCAGCTGTCATTAGTACCAGTGAAAAGGAGACCATCAAGGCCGCACTGTCACGTGTGTGTGGAGAGCGCATATTCCGGGCAGCTGGGGCTGGTTACAAGAGCCTCTGTGTTGTCCTCGGCCTTGTTGACATTTACATCTTCTCAGAAGATACCACGTTCAAGTGGGACTCTTGTGCTGCCCACGCCATCCTCAGGGCCATGGGTGGGGGAATGGTGGACTTAAAAGAGTGCTTGGAAAGAAACCCCAACTCGGGGCTTGACTTGCCACAGTTGGTGTACCACGTGGGAAACAGAGGCGCTGCTGGAGTGGACCAGTGGGCCAACAAGGGAGGACTGATCGCTTACAGATCAAAGAAGCAGCTGGAGACATTCCTGAGCCTCCTCCTCCGACACCTTGCGCCTGTGGATGCACATACATAG